DNA from Podarcis muralis chromosome 13, rPodMur119.hap1.1, whole genome shotgun sequence:
AAAAAATCCCCTTCATGTTTTCTTAGCACACAGCAAATATTTCTTAACAATCTTATTGCTGCCGGCCTGCTCAGCAAAAGCTTGAGCAATAACATAGATGTTGGACTCTATGCCTTTGTACGTAAGGAGTGTCAATGTCTTGGCTTGCCTACTATGGGAAAACTTTTTCTCCTCTTGCTTACTACTTCTGAGTGACCCTCTTAATTTTCCCACCTTAAGTTAATAATTAAACCTGTAGCCTTTTTCTGCTTTGTTCTCTGGCAGGGGAAACTGAGCCTTCTCCTTTATACAAACTTGAACTGTTCATTTGTTCTTctgctctccctccccaccacataTGATCAAACTGAGCCACTTCTAATATCTCATCTCACATGGTTTTACTTATACTCACAACGCACCCTAAATTGGGTTGCTGTGTATAGTGTTTAAGAGTTTAAACTGGTTTGAGAGGCATTGCTTTCAGTGATCCACATCAGGTGTGAAGAAATTTGTGTCCCTACTGAAATACAGCTTCCTACCTGGAAGCACATTTCTGCCTTGCTGTAATGATCTTGCTCTGTAGACGCAAAAATGGATTGACTGTATCTTAACTGCCCTGAGAATGAATGTCCTAAATAATTTAAACAAGCCCCCTTTTTAAAATACTGCCAACACTCTGGATGTGAAAAATAGTGGTCTCCAGCCTAAATGGGAACCAAGAAAAGTTGTGTGAGCGAGAAAGAGAGATCTATCCAGACAAAAGCTGTAACCCTTCTTCCCCACCCTTAAATCTTGTTCTTGCAGGAGGATTGCTTCAACCAGATACAGACAGGCCTCAGCACCTACCAGCACAGCCTTTCTCATGTTGCCCAGATCCTGCCAAGTTTCTCTGAGAGAGTGACTGGCCTCCAGCTGGACCTCTCAAACCTCTCCACCAACATCCACCGGCAGGTGAGAAGCTGGCTTACTACTTGCTCAGCTTGGGctgagggagggggcagaacaggtggGCAGGAGGTGGGAAGAAGCCCTTGCATGCTTGCACCAAGTTCTGTGGGAGCAGGAATATCCGTAGCCATTTTAGCAGGGTCTGTTATCTTCACTTCATAGTTGCTTCCCCTTCTGGAAGAGTGGTGATGCCCCTAGCGGTGGCAGCAGCCGTGCTAACTGCAATTGCACCAACCCAGATGCATATTCTGGCATGGCTTGTCTTGGTTGCTATTGTATCGGTGTTTCTTCCACCGAATTCCATGGGCAATGCAGAGACAGAATATGGAAGACTAACTGCAGGTGAAGACTGTTTTTGAGACAGGCAGCTCATCCCCTCTGCTTCCCTTGGCCTCATTCCTTCTTGATTTCTTTTGGAACATATTGATTAGCATGTCAGGGTATTAATTTTAGATACCTCTAGCTGTCATTGTGTCCTTTCTTCAAGGAACACATGATTGTTAAAGGGTGTAATTGTTTAGGATAATTCCTGCTCATGGAAATCGATGATCCACAATCCCCTCCTCCTTAAGACACAGCCCCAGGAACTTCAGTTCTTTTCCCCTTCTCAGTGTTCCCAATTTGCAGGCATGAGGAGCTTTGTAGACCTGAAGATGCAATTCCCATTATCCTGGACCGCTTGCcatgctgtctgaggctgatgggaatcccACCCTGATCTAGAGTTCTCTATATTTAATGTTGCAAAGACTGGTACTCTGTATGTCAAGGAATGTTTGATCTCTCTATAGAAGGCTTCTTAGCTTCTCTAAGCTCTGGGGTTGCAAGGTGCAAAAGGGTACCAAGTTAGGCCATCCAGCTGTCAAGAAAAAATGATCCTCCAAGCACTTAGCAAACAGCTGCATTTCAATAACGGATGTGatttctcttctccccaccccactttctatCTCCCTGCTTCAGATACTTGAGAGTGTGGtgaccgctgtcaccttcccccaGGGAGAAACCCTGGACTTGCAAAATCAGAGAGCTATCGGAAGCTATCTTGTCGTCCGCAACCTTGAGAAATTCATGGAAGCGATTGCCCGGGCATTGAGGCATTGTTATTCATAATGTGAAGGGCTAGAGGATTCTCCCATAAGACCCTGGAGTGGAAGGGTCCTGGGCATCCTAAGGAGGACATAATAGGTGATAACAAACTGAAACAAGAGGATGTACGCCTTCTGCCTGGACTCCTCCCAACCTACAGAATTCCAGCCTCctaactttttattatttatttattgtatttattgtaAAGTTTTAAAAGCCGCTTGTTATCATGCAAAAGCAAGAAAAACAAAAGGCACAAGAATATttaaagaagcagcagaacaccatATGCATCGTTTTTAAGAAGTCACTCTGTGCCCAGTTTGATGTTCTGCTGCTACCAGCAGGAAGTAACTCTTGTTAACTGAACTaatcttttatcttttttataaTCAAAAGTCAAGTACAGTCCCATGTTCTGATGTCTCTCCAAATTACGGTAATTGGACAGCCTTCTCCATGTTTGGGCATTTAGCATTTCTGTTTGTGCCAGAC
Protein-coding regions in this window:
- the CSF3 gene encoding granulocyte colony-stimulating factor isoform X1 is translated as MSTERSVIFPLISIALWGLMCSATPLPETSGYPDSVLDNLEFVLRIRKDVAKMKNDLRKEFRLGSDNELQLVQEILRIEQVDYSHCRKDLCNKEDCFNQIQTGLSTYQHSLSHVAQILPSFSERVTGLQLDLSNLSTNIHRQILESVVTAVTFPQGETLDLQNQRAIGSYLVVRNLEKFMEAIARALRHCYS
- the CSF3 gene encoding granulocyte colony-stimulating factor isoform X2 yields the protein MCSATPLPETSGYPDSVLDNLEFVLRIRKDVAKMKNDLRKEFRLGSDNELQLVQEILRIEQVDYSHCRKDLCNKEDCFNQIQTGLSTYQHSLSHVAQILPSFSERVTGLQLDLSNLSTNIHRQILESVVTAVTFPQGETLDLQNQRAIGSYLVVRNLEKFMEAIARALRHCYS